A single region of the Lycium barbarum isolate Lr01 chromosome 2, ASM1917538v2, whole genome shotgun sequence genome encodes:
- the LOC132623407 gene encoding patatin-like protein 2, protein MERKASQIQPPTYGDLITVLSIDGGGIRGIIPATILSFLESQLQELDGKDARLADYFDVIAGTSTGGLVTAMLTAPDENNRPLYAARDITPFYLEHCPNIFPQNKCGLFAPIGNIVQTLIGPKYDGKYLHDVIREKLKDTRLSNTITNVVIPTFDIKKLQPTIFSTYETKQSACYDAKMSDVCISTSAAPTYLPAHSFKVEDSKGNVREHHLIDGGVAANNPCLVAISEVSKEILKDNLDFFPINPLDYGRFLVISIGTGAAKCEQKYNSSMAAKWGIVDWLFHKGSTPLVEVFTQSSADMVDYHNSVVFQAFHSENSYLRIQEDELSGTEASVDVATKENLERLVEIGENLLKKPLSRVNLETGLTEPIPKGGTNEEALKRFATLLVNERRLRESRSPLIKKVSK, encoded by the exons ATGGAGAGAAAAGCATCTCAAATCCAACCTCCAACTTACGGAGATTTGATCACTGTTCTTAGTATTGATGGAGGTGGCATTCGAGGAATTATTCCAGCTACTATCCTAAGTTTTCTTGAATCCCAACTTCAG GAGTTGGATGGAAAAGATGCAAGACTTGCAGATTACTTTGACGTGATTGCTGGAACGAGCACCGGTGGCCTTGTAACGGCCATGCTAACGGCTCCCGACGAAAATAATCGTCCACTTTATGCTGCCAGAGATATTACTCCATTCTACTTAGAGCACTGTCCAAATATTTTTCCACAAAACAAGTG TGGTTTATTTGCTCCAATTGGGAATATAGTGCAAACTCTAATAGGACCAAAATACGATGGCAAGTACCTGCATGACGTCATCAGGGAAAAATTGAAAGATACTCGCCTTAGTAACACTATCACTAACGTTGTTATTCCTACATTTGATATCAAGAAGTTGCAACCTACCATTTTCTCCACTTATGAG ACGAAACAATCTGCATGTTATGATGCAAAGATGTCCGATGTTTGTATTAGTACCTCAGCAGCTCCTACTTATCTTCCTGCTCATTCTTTCAAAGTTGAAGATAGCAAAGGCAACGTTAGAGAACACCATCTCATTGATGGCGGTGTTGCTGCAAATAATCCG TGTTTGGTTGCAATATCGGAAGTAAGCAAAGAAATTTTAAAGGACAACCTAGATTTCTTCCCAATAAACCCCCTGGATTATGGGCGTTTCCTTGTAATATCAATAGGAACAGGAGCTGCAAAATGTGAACAAAAATATAATTCATCCATGGCAGCCAAATGGGGTATTGTCGATTGGTTATTTCACAAAGGTTCCACACCACTGGTCGAAGTATTCACTCAATCAAGTGCTGATATGGTTGATTACCATAATTCTGTTGTTTTTCAAGCTTTTCATAGTGAAAATAGTTACCTTCGAATTCAA GAGGATGAATTGAGTGGGACAGAAGCTTCAGTGGATGTGGCTACAAAGGAAAATTTGGAGAGGCTAGTAGAAATAGGAGAAAATTTATTGAAGAAGCCACTttcaagggtaaatttggaaacaGGTTTGACAGAACCAATTCCTAAAGGAGGCACTAATGAGGAAGCCCTTAAGAG GTTTGCAACATTATTGGTCAACGAAAGAAGACTTCGTGAGTCAAGATCGCCACTTATCAAAAAAGTCTCAAAATAA